Within bacterium, the genomic segment CGACGTCGACCTCCACGTCGACGGGCACCGCGTCGATGCCGATCACGGCGGCACTGTGCACACGCGCCAGCATGGGGCTCCTCGGCCCCAATTGTAATGGACTGATGGCTAGATGTCTAGATGTTTATGGAAATGACGCCTGCGTCAAGGTGTGTCGTGGACTCTTTTTCTCATGTCAACACTCGATGAGCAGGATTAGGAAGCGGTCACCGCCAGGACGTCCCAGGCATTGTAGAAATATCCCTGGGGATTCCACAATCCCTCACGCGGCTGCGTGCGGTCCCGCCAGTCCGTCGCGCGTGCGGCAAGTTCGTGGCGGCCAGGGGCGAGCATCGTCGTGAACTCCCACTGATACCACGCGTACGCTGATCCGGCCGTCGTGATTCGTGTCGGCCGCCACGGCCCACCATCGACCGAGACTTCGATCTTTGCGATCCCTGTCTCCCCCGCATATGCGACCCCCGAAAACGTCAGGGATCCCGCCCGGACCGTGTCGCCCGTAATGGGCGACGTAAAGAATGAGTTCACGGGGAACACCGTGGTAGGGACGAAGTCCTGGGAGAAGTTGAAGCTCTTGTCGGTCGGATTTATGGACACCGGGTTGATGCGGTAGAGGTCTTTCATGTACGGCCCGTTCCACTCCTGTTCGGCCAGGTGAATCGCTCGGATCCACTTCACGTTGGCCGATCCGACCCATCCCGGTACCAACGCTCGAACCGGGAATCCATGGAGGACCGGTAACGGTTGGCCATTCATCTCGAAGACCAGCAGCGTGTTCGGATCGAGGGCCTTCTCGATCGGGATGCTGCGGACGTACGGCGGCGCGGCGCCGTTCGGATCGCTCCCCTCGAACGCCACATGATGCGCTTTCACAGTTGGGTTGGCCGACAGGAGAACGTCGCGCAAACGCACGCCGGACCAGCGGGCGTTCCCGACGGCCCCGCGGTCCCACTGCCCGCCCGCGGCCTTGGGCTGGAAGTGCCCGCGTCGGTTGCCCGCGCACTGGAGCCACGCCGTCAACTCGACGCGCGCAAACCGGTGCACGTCGGCCCACGCGAGACGCAGGGGTTGTCCGACTTCTCCATCCACGGTCATCTGCCACGCATCCCGGGTGAGCTGCGCGTACCCCGGCAGGTGCAGGCGGACGAAGAACCGGTCGTTGGGCGTGATCCATGTCCGCAGTGGCGGGATCGGTGTCTCCAGGTTGATCGGTGACCGGCTAATCACTTTCATCCCCGAGGCGACCCCGGGGATTGCCGGTTCCTGCGCCAAGGCATCGCGCGGCAGCGCCAGCGCCGGCGCCCCTCCGAGCGCAGCCACCCCAGCGATCGCCCCCGATCGGTAGAGCAACGCCCGGCGGGTCAGTCGACCGTTCCTCTTTATGTCCAGTCCAGCCGCAGACTCACGGTCCATCGGGGCCCCCTCCTGCTCGACGTCCGCGTCGCGCGTGACGACTCCATTCACTTGGTGGTAGCGGACGGCGCGCTTAGCCCGTCCACCACATCGAGTTCGTCCCACATCCCTATCAGGGCATGGCCCGGCACGCCGCAGAGAAGGGTGTAGGTCCCAGCGCTGCGGGCGGTGAACGTGAAGTGCAGCGGAGGATCGTGCGAGGTGATGCCCGTCTCGAAGTCGCCGGACGCCGCACCAGGGAAGGCCGGCGTGAACCCGCTCCCTTTCGTGCGTTGGTCCCAGGGAGCCACCAGCAGACTGTGCGAGACGTCCGCCGCGATATTTCGCATCGTGACCTGCACCGTGCTCCCCGTCGGCACTTTCACGACCAGCGTGCCGCTCGCGTAACCGTTGAAGTTGTACCCGTCTGCCTGTGCCGCGGTGAGGCTCAAGGACACGGTGTGCGTCCCGTTCTGGTAGCCGATCGGTGGGACAGTCCCCGCCCCGAGGGCGGTGGTCACCGCGCCTGCCAGCATGAATGGGACGAATATCGCCCCGGACGTCCGCCTTCGCAGACGTCGGCAAACCCCGGTGCGATGCGGCCCGTGCGCGTCCGTCGCGGCCATTCCAACGTGCCTCCACCCGGGTACCGCCTGCGCTTCACCGTACCGGCTCACACGGTTTCGGACCATTACCACTTGCCGCGGGCAGAGTCCTGCGGGGACGGGAACCCGCCAACCACAGTGCGGGCGGCTCCCGCGAACAACCTTCAGCCTCAGCCCTACTCAGGAGACACATATGGCCGACACTGCGACAATCCAGTTCGCGAAGGGAAAGGAGACCAAGAACACGATCCGGTACCAGGAACAACCCGAAGAAGGTCAGCCGCCGATCATCGGAACGCGGTCCCCGGTCCGGCGAAGGCCGACGAGAATGTAAAGTCCCTTCGATCAATCGTACTTGATGCGGGGATCGGCCCATCCGTACAGCACGTCGGCCAGCAGGTTGCCCAGTACGGTCAGCACGCCAACGACGACGACGATGCCCAGCAGGATAGGATAGTCCCGGCTGCCCGCCGCGTCCCAGAAGAGTAGGCCCATACCGGGGTAATTGAAGACCGACTCGATGATCACTGCTCCGCTGAAGAGAAAGGGAAGTGAGAGTCCCACCAGCGTGATGAGCGGCAAGAGGGCGTTCTTGAACGCGTGGCGGACGAGGAGCCTGCCGCGGGAGAGGCCCTTCGCCTCCGCCGTGCGGATGTAGTCCTGGACCAGCGCCTCGGTCATCGAGGACCGCACGTAGCGGCTCCACCCGGCGACTGTCAACAGCACGAGCGTGGCAACCGGCAGCACCAGGTGCAGCATGAGCGCGCCGAGGCTTGGATGGAGGTCGGTCGGATTGGTGATGCCGCCCGCCGGCAGCCAGCCTATCTTGTACGAGAAGGTGAAGATCAGAATGATCCCGAGCCAGAAACTCGGCATAGAGTAGAGGAAGTAGACGACGCCGGTCAGCGCGTGATCCGTCCACGTGTTGTGATGTGTGGCCTGGTAGATGCCGACGGCGATCGCGATCAGGTGCGAGATCACGATGGCCGTGACGACCAGGACCAGGGTGTGCGGCAGATTGGTCAAGATCAGCCGGAATACCGTCTCGTGATATGTATAGGCGTATCCGAAATCGCCACGAAGGAGCTGCCCGAGCCAGATCAGGTACTGGACCGGAAGCGGCTTATCCAGGCCGAGGGAGTGGTTGATCTGCGCGACCAGCGCCGGGGTCGCCTGGTCTCCGAGCATGGCGGTGGCCGGCCCGCCGGGCACGATGTGGATGAGCACAAAGCTGAGGAGCGTGAGCAGAAAGAGCGTCGGTGCGGCTTCGACCGCCCGCCCAAGGATCAGCCGCAGCATCGGTCAGCCTCTCCCCGCTCCGGGCAGCGGGACGTGTGTCGGGGACGCACCTAGAGACTCCGGCGGAGGCGCGTGTCGAACGCCTCGCGCAGTGCATCGCCGAGAAAATTGACGGACACAACGGCGAGCAGGAGCGCGACTCCCGGCGGGTAGACGAGCCACCAGGCGTTCTGCGGCAGGTACGACATTGAGGTGGCCAGCATGGCCCCCCAGTTGGGCGCCGGCGGCGGCAGGCCCAGGCCGAGAAAACTCAGCCCGGCCACCAGAAGGATCGCGTCCGCAACCCGAAACGTGGCTGTCACGGCGATCGTGCCGATGGCGTTGGGCAGGAGGTGGACGAGCGCCACCCGGAGGCGCGAGGCGCCGGCGGCCCGAGACGCTTCGACGTATGTGCGCTCCCGGAGCGACAGCACTTCCGCCCGTACGAGTCGGCTGACGTCGTGCCAGGCGACGAACGCGATCAGCGCGATCAACAGGCCGGCGTTCGGCTTGAACACGGAGTTGACGAAGAGGAGAAGGAACAGAGCCGGCACCGCGCGCAGCAGGTCGACGACGCGCATCATGACTGTGTCGGCCCACCGGCCGCCGTATCCCGCGGTGAGCCCGTAAGCGATGCCGACCGCCATCGACGCCAGCGCCGCCGCGAACCCGACTTCGAGCGAGAGCTGGCCGCCCAGCATCAGGCGGCTCAGCACGTCGCGGCCCAGCTCATCCGTGCCGAGCGGGTGAAAGGCCGACGGCGGCTGCAGGGTGCTCAGAATGTTGACGGCCATCGGATCGGTCTCATACACGGGCGGACCGAGAAAACACAAGCCGACGATGAAGGCGAGCCCGGCGCCGCCCGCCCATGCCAGGGGATGCCGGCGGAGAACCCTCCAATTTCTGGCGTAGCGGCCCTCCGCCTGTGCCGCCCTGGGCACCGCGCGCCCGGCCGCCGCGGACTGTGCGCTCACGCGCACCCTACGTCAACGGCCGATCCACCAGTACTGCGGCAAGATCGCGCCCGTGAAATTATTGAGCGTCGACACCACACCGTGCACGTTCTTCTGGACCTCGTTGAGGATGTACGGCTTCGGCATCCAAATCTGCGGTAGCTGCCGCGCCACGTACTCCTCGTAGGCATTCATCGAGGCCTGCGCCGCCGCGGGCGTCGGGTGCGGTGCCAGGGTCGCGTCAATCAGCCGATCCAGCGTTGGATCGGAGTACTCGTAAAAATTGTACGCGGCGCCGGTCCGGTAGATACCGTCGCCCGTCGGGTAGCTGGCGCCCCAGACCCAGCAGATGCCGCCCTGAATCTCCCACTGCGCGGCGTCGGCCTTCAGGTGCATGCCGACCATCTGGGCGAACGTTCGGGGCTCGAGCTGGATCGAGACGCCCTCCTTGGCCCAGTCGCTTTGGATGAGCTGCATCATGGCCTCGGTCGTGGTGTTCCCGCTCACGTACTGCATGGTGAACCGCAGCTTCTGCCCCTGCGCGTTGGTCACGACGCCGTTCTGGAGACTCCAGCCGTGCTCCGCGAGGACCCTCTTGCCGGCCGCCGGGTCGAAGGCGTACGGCGGCGTCTTGAGTTTGGGATCGAGAAAGGTCGGCGGGATCAGCGGCACCGGGCCGCTGCCGATGACGGCTTGGCCATGGTACAGCTTGTCGATGATATCGCGCTGATCGATGCCCATCGCCATCGCCTGGCGTACGGGCAGCTGTTTCAGGATCGGTCCCGCCTCCGGGTTGGCGAAATTGAGGAAGAGGCGGCAGTACCCGTAGTTCGTGCTGGTGAAAAACCGGTCGTTCGAAAACTGATCGCGTATGCTGTAGTCCGTGGCCGGCAGATAGCCGACCTGGACCGCCCCGGTCCGCAGCGCGGCTTCTTCCGCGGCGTCGGACGTCTGGTAAGCATAGATGAACTTGGCCAGGTAGGGCTTGTGCCCGCTGTACGCGGGGTTGGGCACGAATGCCCACGACTGCTTGTCGGTGGCCGATTCCAGCTTCCAGGGCCCATCCACCACGCCGAAAAACGACGGATTGTTCCCGTTCTTTGTGAGGTAGGCCAGTTCGGCCGCGGGATCGTTCGGGTACTTGTTCCAATCATGCGACGGCAGCGGACGGAGCTGCGAGAGCCCATCGTATTCGAACCAGAGCTGATTGACCGGATGTGTCAACGTGACGGTGAACTCTGTCGGACTGATCGCCGTCACGGCCTTCACGTCGTCGGGAATGCCGCCGAAACCCGATTGGGCGTACGGCCACGGCGCGGGCGCCGACTTCGCGCTGGCCGCCTGGATCACGTACCAGGTGAACAGCACGTCGTCGGCCGTCACCGGCTTGCCGTCCGACCAGTGCCATTTGGGGTTCATGCGCACCGTGTAGACGGTGCCGTCCTGGTTCCAGGTAATGGCGCTCGCGACGCTGTGGCTGTAATCGATCTTGCCGTCCCCGCCGACCCAGAAGAGCGGCAGGTACATCATCGTGGCCGCCCTGCCGTCGACCACGGTGTTGTACGCGGCGGGCCGTAGCGGCTGATACCAGTTGATGTCCTGCGGGCCTACGGCGTACACGACCGTCCCGCCGGTCTGCGGCGCCGCCGCCGTGGCACCTGTCCCGGCGCCGTACGTGGCCGGCAACACCGCGACGAGCGCCGCCCCAACGTACCAAAGCAGCCCGCGCCGCATCATCCCGTTCTTCGCGTGAGCGCGCCGCAGATGAATCCCATTCATCCGGTCACCTCCGCGTCTCGCTATGGTTCACCTCTAAGACGTTGGCAAGAGGGTCGTCGATTCCTTGTGGGGCCACAGAGGCGTTCTACGTCCGCAGCCCGCGCCCGGTGCTCTGCGAAGGTACCGGCAGGTGTAGGCCGAATATCGGCGAGTCCAGCATCGCGGAGTACATCGGGGAGCCGGTCGGCAATCGTGTTATCCAAGCCGGCGTCTCTCCGCCAACCGAGGAACCGTTCGCAGAAAGTCCGCATGCTCTCCCTGGTCAGGTGTCCACTGGATCCGCTCGTGATGGTAATCGAGTACGACGATCCGGCCGCCCGACCTGGCCGTATCGCTCATGTTCCGGAGCCCACCGAGTGGATTCGCGAGCCATTGCAAAACCCGCGATGCGGTGACGATGCGCTGGAGAGCTCGATTGGGCGGCGGGCATCTGGGGTCCTCCCTCCGGCACAAAATCACCCACTTTCGAGAGTTCCAGCAAGGACTGGCGACGGAAACTGACCCCGCGAGCTACGCCGTACTGAGCCGTATCCTTGCAGCAAGCACTGGCGGGATCTCCGGGTAGTTGCGCCAGGCGAGGCCGGGCTCCCGCTCTTTTTCCCTGTGATGAGCCACGAACTATCCCTCTTACCGGCCACCAACCTCGACGGGGACCTGCCACAGAAGGTAGTAGACGGTGAGCGCCGCGTAGAGCATAAGACTGATTCTCGCGTTCACAAAAGCCAGCGGGATGCCGACAGCGTATGCCGGCGCCCCGCCAGTGAATCATAGCAGCAGCTTCCGTTTAGTGGCGTCGTCGCTCGTGGTGGTCCGAAGCTCATCCTTCCGTAGAACGTGGGCCGCGCCGGCCACGGCTTCGTCGTGACCTGCTTGGAGGTAGGTGGCCAACAAGGCCGTGGGAAGCGGGATCAGCGCCACAAGCAGTAAGAGAAGTAGGTTGAGCACCCGTAGGGGCGATCGACGCGGTGAAGATGGTCGAAGATGGCGTGGTGGTTCATCCAGATGATGCCGATGGTCAGGAAGTTGATGCCATAACTGACGTACGCGGGCCACGCATGAACGGCGGCGGATAGAAGATCCCGTGCGCGACAGGTACGTGGATCTCAAGCACGAGCAGCGTCGCGGCGATGGCGAACACGCCATCGCTGAATGCTTCCGTCCGACCAGGCTTCATCGGCTCCGCTCAGCCGAGCACGAGCCTATTCGCGAAGCCGCCAAGCGATTCGCCGATCCGGCCCAAGGGCGCCGTCAGGCTTGGGGCCCCTGCCCCCGATTCTGTCGCAGAAGCCGACCCCTTCCTGCAGGCGCTCTCGGATGAGCGCCCAGGCCGCAGCCGCGGGACGATCTCGCCCAGCTCCATAATGGGCGTCGCGCGCTCGATCGCCGCCAGGCCTTCCGCGTCGTCCAGCGCCATTCTCTCCGGTCGCTCGAGACACATGAAATGCCCGAGCGCCTGTCCGCCGAAGGGCATCAACGCGAGTTGCACGCCGGCGGGATAATGGCCGGCCGGCGCGGGGAGGTGGGGGCGCGAGAGGTGGGGCGCGGCCCCGATCGCGGAGAGCAGATTTTGGACCAGGGCCAGGTGCAACATCTCCTGGGCGGCCACCCCCAGGATGACGCCTCTCCAACGCTGCACCATCTCCAAATGCGACTCGCTCAGGCCCTCCTCGGTGCTTGTTTGAGCGAGAAGGCGGCCAACAAATATTGGCACATGATGCCGTGCTCGAGCTCCGCGGCCTCGCAGAGCATATAGATGAGCGCCTCCCGATGCTCGATGACGAAGGGCGCCTCGGGAGCGGCGTGCCCGTTAGACGACGCTCACCACCAACCAGGCTCTTGGAGGAGTTAAGCACTCCGTTCAGCGGCGGATCCCGGGAATTCGGCGATCGCAACTCGGACCGCCGGATCCAGGACCAACCCCCAATGGTCGAGACCGGGGAAATATCGTTCCTCTGACCCATACAACGACGCAATCCGCCGGCCCCGCTCCTCTGGAAAACTGTCGCCGTAGACGACGAGGGACCGGCCGGGGATCTCTGGGATGGGAATGCCCCGCTTCCGCTCCGCTCGGGCGAGCAGCAATTCGGGTCGTGCTCGCTGGCCGGCGGGGAAACGACCGTATGCTTCCTCCGGGTCGAATGTGCCTTCGCGAAGTGCGACATCGGGATTGAACCCTTGAACTCCACCTGGTGGACTGGACTCCAGCAAGATCACACTGTCAGGCCTTATTTTCAGGGCGGCCAGAAGGACGACCAATCCGCCCATGCTCCACCCGCAGAGGGCCGTGGGCCGGCGCAGTCGCGCTGTCGCCGCCATGACGGCCGCGGCGTAGTCACGCATGCTGGCACTTCGGATGTCGAGGCCCTCTTGTAGGTCAATGGCCACCACGTCGATACCAGGAAAAGCCGATGCCCAACTGCGAAACACGCACGGTCCGCTACCGGCGCCGTGGACCAACAAGAGCGATGCGGGCGGGGTACTTTGCTTCTTTCCTCCAATTGCCCTGTACCCTACATTTCCGATTTGACTGCGCACAAAGAACCTCGGGGATGCGTCGAATGCCTTTATGGATGCGGGTTTGCGCACGATGATCACGCCGGGGAGGTACGTACCCAATGGGTGAGGCCCAAAACCAGCCCTTCCAGCTCTCTTTCAACCCCGCGCTGAGGGTCGAGTTCCAGGGCTCCCGGGTCACCTCCGATGGCGGCTTGATCCTCGTGCGCGAGCTGGACGAGCGGTTGGGTTTCAGCGACTTGATCGCGCAGCACGTCACTGACCCTCGGGGGAAGAACACCCAGTTTCCGCTCGCCGACTTGGTCCGGCAATCGGTCTACCGCCGATTGGCGGGGTACGAGGACGTCAACGACGCCGAGCGCCTCTCCCACGATCCGACGTTCCGGCTGATCGGGTCGGAGACGGTCTGGGAGCGCGGGGCCGCCCTGACGTCCCGAGTGCACTCGTTCGAGACGGAGTTGTTGACCCAAGACAAGAACCTTGTCGGGCTGGCCGCGATCAACCGGGAGCTGATCGCAAGAGTGGAGGCGCTGACCTCCCCGCAGCGGGTGGTGCTCGATCTGGACAGCACCGAGATCCCGGTCTACGGGCAACAGGAACAGAACGTCTACAACGGCCACTTCGAGTCGACCTGCTATCATCCGCTGCTACTGTTCAATCGGGAGGGCGACTGTCTGGCGGTGAAGCTGCGGTCGGGCAACGTCCACAGCGCCGAGGATTGGGACCAAGTGCTGCTGCCCGAGATCGAGCGGCAGCAGAAGCACGACAAGGACGTAGTCGTCCGGGCCGACGCCGCGTTCGCCAAACCGGAACTCTACGAAGCCCTGGAGAAGCGGGGCGTGAGGTACGCGATCCGCATCCCCTCCAACGACATCCTGGAGCGCGAGGTCGAGGAGTTGTTCCGGCGGTCCGTGGGACGACCCAGTCACAAGCCGGTGGTCCGGTACAAGAGCTTCCGGTACCAGGCCGTCAGTTGGAAGACGGCACGGCGGGTGGTCGCGAAGGTCGAGTGGCACTGCGGGGAACTGTTTCCTCGAGTGGGCTTCATCGTGACGACCCTGGAAATGGACAGTCGGGCGGTGGTGCGATTCTACAATAAGCGGGGAACGGCAGAGCAATGGATCAAAGAGGGGAAGCAGGCGGTGAAGATGACGCGGCTGAGCTGTCACCGGTTCCGGCCGAACGAAGTGCGGCTGTGGCTCAGCATCATCGCCTACAACCTGGGGAATTTGTGGCGGCGGCTCGGGTTGCCGAAGCGGATCGACACCTGGTCGCTGACAAGTCTGCAGCAACGCCTGATGAAGACGGGTGGCCGGCTCGTGAAACACGCGCGCTATTACTGATGGCTGCTGGCCGCAGGATACCTGACGCGGACGCTATTCGGGGCGATCCTGCGACGGCTTGTCGCCCTGCCTGGGCCCGCAAGGTAGGCAGACACTGTCGTTGCAGCCAGGTCGGGCAGCCCAGCAGCCGAGGACGGAGAGGTGGCCGAGAAATCGCCCGCCGGTGCGGCCATCCCGGTGTTGGCGTTCTCAGGAAGGGCAGAACGGGCTCTTGTGG encodes:
- a CDS encoding sulfite oxidase gives rise to the protein MAALGGAPALALPRDALAQEPAIPGVASGMKVISRSPINLETPIPPLRTWITPNDRFFVRLHLPGYAQLTRDAWQMTVDGEVGQPLRLAWADVHRFARVELTAWLQCAGNRRGHFQPKAAGGQWDRGAVGNARWSGVRLRDVLLSANPTVKAHHVAFEGSDPNGAAPPYVRSIPIEKALDPNTLLVFEMNGQPLPVLHGFPVRALVPGWVGSANVKWIRAIHLAEQEWNGPYMKDLYRINPVSINPTDKSFNFSQDFVPTTVFPVNSFFTSPITGDTVRAGSLTFSGVAYAGETGIAKIEVSVDGGPWRPTRITTAGSAYAWYQWEFTTMLAPGRHELAARATDWRDRTQPREGLWNPQGYFYNAWDVLAVTAS
- a CDS encoding sulfocyanin-like copper-binding protein, which gives rise to MLAGAVTTALGAGTVPPIGYQNGTHTVSLSLTAAQADGYNFNGYASGTLVVKVPTGSTVQVTMRNIAADVSHSLLVAPWDQRTKGSGFTPAFPGAASGDFETGITSHDPPLHFTFTARSAGTYTLLCGVPGHALIGMWDELDVVDGLSAPSATTK
- a CDS encoding ABC transporter permease; this encodes MLRLILGRAVEAAPTLFLLTLLSFVLIHIVPGGPATAMLGDQATPALVAQINHSLGLDKPLPVQYLIWLGQLLRGDFGYAYTYHETVFRLILTNLPHTLVLVVTAIVISHLIAIAVGIYQATHHNTWTDHALTGVVYFLYSMPSFWLGIILIFTFSYKIGWLPAGGITNPTDLHPSLGALMLHLVLPVATLVLLTVAGWSRYVRSSMTEALVQDYIRTAEAKGLSRGRLLVRHAFKNALLPLITLVGLSLPFLFSGAVIIESVFNYPGMGLLFWDAAGSRDYPILLGIVVVVGVLTVLGNLLADVLYGWADPRIKYD
- a CDS encoding ABC transporter permease, with protein sequence MSAQSAAAGRAVPRAAQAEGRYARNWRVLRRHPLAWAGGAGLAFIVGLCFLGPPVYETDPMAVNILSTLQPPSAFHPLGTDELGRDVLSRLMLGGQLSLEVGFAAALASMAVGIAYGLTAGYGGRWADTVMMRVVDLLRAVPALFLLLFVNSVFKPNAGLLIALIAFVAWHDVSRLVRAEVLSLRERTYVEASRAAGASRLRVALVHLLPNAIGTIAVTATFRVADAILLVAGLSFLGLGLPPPAPNWGAMLATSMSYLPQNAWWLVYPPGVALLLAVVSVNFLGDALREAFDTRLRRSL
- a CDS encoding peptide ABC transporter substrate-binding protein; protein product: MNGIHLRRAHAKNGMMRRGLLWYVGAALVAVLPATYGAGTGATAAAPQTGGTVVYAVGPQDINWYQPLRPAAYNTVVDGRAATMMYLPLFWVGGDGKIDYSHSVASAITWNQDGTVYTVRMNPKWHWSDGKPVTADDVLFTWYVIQAASAKSAPAPWPYAQSGFGGIPDDVKAVTAISPTEFTVTLTHPVNQLWFEYDGLSQLRPLPSHDWNKYPNDPAAELAYLTKNGNNPSFFGVVDGPWKLESATDKQSWAFVPNPAYSGHKPYLAKFIYAYQTSDAAEEAALRTGAVQVGYLPATDYSIRDQFSNDRFFTSTNYGYCRLFLNFANPEAGPILKQLPVRQAMAMGIDQRDIIDKLYHGQAVIGSGPVPLIPPTFLDPKLKTPPYAFDPAAGKRVLAEHGWSLQNGVVTNAQGQKLRFTMQYVSGNTTTEAMMQLIQSDWAKEGVSIQLEPRTFAQMVGMHLKADAAQWEIQGGICWVWGASYPTGDGIYRTGAAYNFYEYSDPTLDRLIDATLAPHPTPAAAQASMNAYEEYVARQLPQIWMPKPYILNEVQKNVHGVVSTLNNFTGAILPQYWWIGR
- a CDS encoding ferritin-like domain-containing protein codes for the protein MVQRWRGVILGVAAQEMLHLALVQNLLSAIGAAPHLSRPHLPAPAGHYPAGVQLALMPFGGQALGHFMCLERPERMALDDAEGLAAIERATPIMELGEIVPRLRPGRSSESACRKGSASATESGAGAPSLTAPLGRIGESLGGFANRLVLG